In a single window of the Flavivirga spongiicola genome:
- a CDS encoding tyrosine-protein phosphatase — MLHFFSKKLFLKDLLEDFVDIHNHILPGIDDGAKNIKDSLSLIKKMKGLGIKQFIPTPHIMQGFYPNTDETIGNAYHNLLGALDSKQLKSITLNPAAEYMLDNHFESLLENRDLFTLKKDFVLVEMSYLQAPLNLESIIFKIKTKGYLPVLAHPERYSFYHNNLAYYKRLKQLGCFFQLNMLSLSDHYGKKVEKTASYLMEEQLIDFVGTDIHNEKHIDKISNLIVNKKTSENLNEIIKNTNRTFSVI; from the coding sequence ATGCTTCATTTTTTTTCTAAAAAACTATTCTTAAAAGATTTATTAGAAGATTTTGTAGATATTCATAACCACATCCTTCCTGGTATTGATGATGGAGCAAAGAATATCAAAGATTCTTTGTCTTTAATAAAAAAGATGAAAGGATTAGGGATAAAGCAGTTTATACCTACACCTCATATTATGCAGGGCTTTTATCCCAACACAGATGAAACTATTGGAAATGCTTATCACAATTTATTGGGTGCTTTAGATTCAAAACAACTTAAAAGCATTACATTAAACCCTGCTGCCGAATATATGCTCGATAATCATTTTGAAAGTTTATTGGAAAACAGGGATTTATTTACTTTAAAAAAAGACTTCGTACTTGTTGAGATGTCATATTTACAAGCACCTTTAAATTTAGAAAGTATCATTTTTAAAATTAAAACTAAGGGATATTTACCCGTTTTAGCACACCCAGAACGTTATTCTTTTTATCATAACAATCTAGCTTATTATAAAAGACTTAAACAGCTGGGGTGTTTTTTTCAACTTAACATGCTTTCTCTAAGTGATCATTATGGAAAAAAAGTTGAAAAAACGGCTAGTTATTTAATGGAAGAACAATTAATTGATTTTGTTGGCACAGATATTCATAATGAAAAACACATAGATAAGATATCTAATCTGATAGTGAATAAAAAAACAAGTGAAAACCTCAATGAAATAATTAAAAACACGAATCGAACCTTTTCAGTAATTTAA
- a CDS encoding SDR family NAD(P)-dependent oxidoreductase translates to MNTSKTNHIDQLLIDSGLFPTKKASQKPLSNFDFSDEIILITGAAGSIGSELSKQLLTCNYKKLVLIDIAESPLYDLIKDIEFEDTSKIVFLLLNITEEQSLKHLFETYKPTFVFHTAAYKHVPLMEANPHEAIKLNIFGTKLLADLSIEYKVKKFIFISTDKAVNPKSVMGMSKRIAENYLNYFLTKSETQFIITRFGNILGSNGSVLPLFKKQIKSGMPLTVTNSIISRYFISKNKACALILEIATFNNKENNIFTFNMGEPIKIIDLAERLVSLYNNIGEKIEVKITELRPGEKLHEHIISKNEILVPTDNKNILLVNSKNNFETQKIDFTKLANITPNMSSSDIKSILEKYV, encoded by the coding sequence ATGAATACATCTAAAACTAATCATATAGATCAATTATTGATTGATTCTGGGTTGTTTCCTACTAAAAAAGCATCGCAAAAACCATTAAGTAATTTTGATTTCTCTGATGAAATCATTTTAATCACAGGAGCAGCTGGTTCTATAGGTAGTGAACTTTCAAAACAATTGTTAACATGTAATTATAAAAAGCTCGTCCTTATCGATATTGCTGAGTCTCCTCTTTATGACCTTATAAAAGATATAGAGTTTGAAGATACCAGTAAGATTGTTTTTTTACTTCTAAATATTACAGAAGAGCAATCTCTAAAACACCTTTTTGAAACCTACAAACCTACATTTGTTTTTCATACTGCTGCTTACAAACATGTGCCATTAATGGAAGCAAACCCACATGAAGCGATTAAGCTTAACATTTTTGGAACGAAGTTACTGGCTGATTTATCAATAGAATATAAAGTAAAAAAATTCATCTTTATTTCTACAGATAAAGCTGTAAATCCTAAAAGTGTTATGGGGATGTCTAAGCGTATAGCAGAAAATTACCTAAATTATTTCTTGACTAAATCAGAGACACAATTTATCATAACTCGATTTGGAAATATCTTAGGCTCTAATGGGTCAGTTTTACCACTTTTTAAGAAGCAAATTAAATCAGGTATGCCACTCACGGTTACCAATAGTATTATTTCTCGATATTTCATAAGCAAAAATAAAGCATGCGCCTTAATATTGGAGATTGCTACTTTCAATAATAAAGAAAACAATATTTTTACTTTTAATATGGGTGAACCAATTAAGATAATTGATTTAGCTGAAAGACTCGTGTCACTATATAACAATATTGGTGAAAAAATTGAAGTAAAAATCACAGAATTACGCCCAGGAGAAAAACTTCATGAGCATATCATTTCAAAAAATGAAATATTAGTGCCAACCGATAATAAAAATATTCTATTGGTCAACTCAAAAAATAATTTTGAAACTCAGAAAATTGATTTTACTAAATTAGCAAACATCACACCAAACATGTCAAGTTCAGATATCAAATCTATTTTAGAAAAATATGTTTAA
- a CDS encoding polysaccharide biosynthesis/export family protein — MILSLSRKKIGIIYILVATFLVSCGSSEKVVYFQNAKDFETIVDTDTFTPKFKINDIVSIYVSTFNLDAVRPFNLLKGGAETRNSEPVDYLVDIDGNIDYPVLGKIKLLGLTVEEAKNLIKEKLSEGYLKDPIVNIRILNFRISVLGQVNRPGRYDISGERISLLEAIAMAGDLAIKGKRKNVLVIRDFNGTKTYTRIDLTNKELFNSPVYYLTQNDIVYVEPNKSAISTAFLDSRSSIAISIASILITSAIVLLR, encoded by the coding sequence ATGATTTTAAGTTTAAGCAGAAAGAAAATTGGCATAATATACATATTAGTTGCAACGTTTTTAGTATCATGTGGTTCTAGTGAAAAAGTCGTATACTTTCAGAATGCTAAGGATTTTGAAACTATTGTAGATACTGATACTTTTACTCCAAAATTCAAGATAAATGACATTGTAAGCATTTATGTTTCTACATTTAATCTAGATGCCGTTAGACCTTTTAATTTACTAAAAGGTGGTGCTGAAACACGAAATTCAGAGCCTGTTGATTATTTAGTTGATATAGATGGTAATATAGATTACCCTGTTTTAGGTAAAATCAAACTGTTAGGTTTAACAGTTGAAGAAGCTAAAAACTTGATTAAAGAAAAACTTTCTGAAGGTTACCTTAAAGACCCAATAGTAAACATCCGAATTTTAAATTTTAGGATTTCTGTTTTAGGTCAAGTGAATAGACCTGGTAGATACGATATTTCTGGCGAACGAATCTCTCTTCTAGAAGCCATTGCCATGGCAGGTGATTTGGCTATTAAGGGAAAAAGAAAAAATGTGTTGGTTATTAGAGATTTTAATGGCACTAAAACATATACTAGAATTGATTTAACAAATAAAGAACTATTTAACTCTCCTGTATACTATCTAACACAAAATGATATCGTATATGTAGAGCCAAATAAATCTGCCATAAGTACTGCTTTTTTAGATTCTCGGTCTAGTATAGCAATTTCTATCGCCTCAATATTAATTACTTCTGCCATAGTACTATTAAGATAA
- a CDS encoding GumC family protein: protein METLSNKSSNTKKPQDELDIKKMLSIYLKQWKWFVLSCMIFIGLGFFYLRYTTPKYNAYAKIMLMENDGITNPADALLKDLGEISNTDKIAIEDEIEVFKSRKLMTGVVKKLNLNKQFYLKGRLHDTQLFPNEKAPVKINFLASDSIIYKSNFTFSLRITSETTFDFIYKPRSQKEEISKKMFFGKNVPTPVGDIIVTPNVEKISNLANQVVYVQLKSLDRVAESFKSSIRISQAADLSKVLNLSLKDPSVPKAKAVINTLIEEYNRVSIEDKSNKSNNTAEFINKRINLIATDLSEVDDEIEQFKTGNKLTDITSEADLYLNSNAQTERNLAASRTQYSMINYMKNQISDDSFERIPSNVGLKDGSINLIAKKYNDLLDERDKLLKSSSEKNPIIVNLDQQLGNLKNNLRQSLNSTSKAISIQISSLENRSAKINSKIYAVPGQVRKSRDIQREQGIKESLYLYLLQKREEATISMISTSPNAKVIDEAHSNYTQVSPKKTMTYLASMMIGLLIPFGVIYIRDLLDNKIHNKEDLEKEIRNITVLGEIPNAKGNDKNLIERNDRSILSESFRIIRTNFDYVKRGREVDNYENVIFVTSTINGEGKSFFSLNMALTLANTGKRVLLLGADIRNPQIYSAIKNKKGKDHSKVGLTEFIVDKSIIVGETINTYDINGINIDILLSGKVPPNPAELLMSDRIKDLFDSVSDQYDYVIVDTAPSMLVTDTLLMSQYAGHTIYLTRADYTEKRILNFAKELHAEKKLNGMMLVVNDVKQSNFGYGAKYGYYGAPQKKGFFRRKA, encoded by the coding sequence ATGGAAACTCTATCTAATAAAAGTAGTAATACTAAAAAACCTCAAGATGAGCTTGATATAAAAAAAATGCTTTCCATTTACTTAAAGCAATGGAAGTGGTTTGTTTTAAGCTGCATGATATTTATTGGATTAGGTTTTTTCTATTTGAGATATACGACTCCTAAGTATAATGCATATGCAAAAATAATGTTGATGGAAAATGATGGCATAACTAATCCAGCTGATGCATTACTTAAAGATTTGGGAGAGATTTCCAATACAGATAAAATAGCAATAGAAGACGAAATAGAAGTGTTTAAGTCTAGAAAATTAATGACGGGTGTTGTTAAAAAGCTAAATTTAAATAAACAGTTTTACCTTAAAGGAAGATTACATGATACACAGCTTTTTCCTAATGAAAAGGCTCCCGTTAAAATAAATTTTCTTGCTTCAGATTCTATTATTTACAAATCAAATTTTACTTTTAGTTTACGAATTACTTCTGAAACTACATTTGATTTTATTTACAAACCGCGATCTCAAAAAGAAGAGATTTCGAAAAAAATGTTTTTTGGAAAAAATGTACCTACACCGGTAGGTGATATCATAGTAACACCTAATGTTGAGAAAATTTCAAATTTAGCAAATCAGGTTGTTTATGTTCAACTTAAATCTTTGGATAGAGTTGCAGAAAGTTTCAAAAGTTCAATACGAATATCACAAGCAGCAGACCTTTCTAAAGTTCTTAACCTATCTTTAAAGGATCCTTCTGTACCAAAAGCTAAAGCCGTTATAAATACTTTAATAGAAGAATATAATAGGGTTTCAATTGAGGATAAAAGCAATAAATCTAACAATACAGCAGAATTTATTAATAAAAGAATAAATTTAATTGCAACCGACTTATCAGAAGTAGATGATGAAATAGAACAATTTAAAACAGGTAACAAATTAACAGACATAACTTCTGAGGCAGATTTATATTTAAATTCTAATGCTCAGACAGAACGAAATTTGGCAGCAAGTAGAACACAGTATAGTATGATTAACTATATGAAGAATCAAATTAGTGATGATTCTTTTGAACGCATACCGTCTAATGTTGGTTTAAAAGATGGTTCAATAAACTTAATTGCAAAAAAGTATAACGACCTATTAGATGAACGAGATAAATTACTTAAAAGTTCTAGTGAAAAAAATCCAATTATTGTAAATTTAGATCAACAGCTGGGGAATTTAAAGAATAACTTAAGACAAAGTTTGAACAGTACATCCAAAGCAATAAGTATTCAAATTAGTAGTCTTGAAAATCGTTCAGCTAAGATAAACTCAAAAATTTATGCAGTTCCGGGGCAAGTAAGAAAATCAAGAGATATTCAACGAGAACAAGGGATTAAAGAATCCTTATACTTATATCTTCTTCAAAAACGTGAAGAGGCAACAATATCGATGATTTCTACATCTCCTAATGCCAAGGTTATAGACGAAGCTCATTCCAATTATACTCAGGTCTCTCCTAAAAAAACGATGACTTACTTAGCATCTATGATGATTGGTTTACTTATCCCTTTTGGGGTTATTTATATCAGAGATTTGTTAGATAACAAAATTCATAATAAAGAAGATTTAGAAAAAGAGATTAGAAACATAACAGTTTTAGGTGAGATTCCAAATGCAAAGGGTAATGATAAAAATTTAATAGAGCGTAATGATAGATCGATTTTATCTGAATCATTTAGAATTATAAGAACAAATTTTGATTATGTAAAAAGAGGTAGAGAAGTAGATAATTATGAAAATGTAATTTTTGTAACATCAACTATCAATGGGGAAGGAAAATCCTTTTTTAGCCTAAATATGGCACTTACATTAGCTAATACAGGCAAAAGAGTTTTACTTCTTGGAGCAGATATCAGAAACCCTCAAATTTATTCTGCAATTAAAAATAAAAAGGGAAAAGATCATTCAAAGGTTGGGCTTACAGAATTCATAGTTGACAAATCTATAATAGTAGGGGAAACTATTAATACCTACGACATTAATGGAATCAATATTGATATTTTACTTTCTGGAAAAGTACCTCCTAATCCGGCAGAGCTCTTAATGAGTGATAGAATAAAAGATTTATTTGATTCTGTATCCGATCAATATGATTATGTTATTGTTGATACAGCACCTTCTATGCTTGTTACAGATACATTATTGATGAGTCAATATGCCGGACACACTATTTATTTAACAAGAGCAGATTATACCGAAAAGCGTATCCTGAATTTTGCTAAAGAACTGCATGCTGAAAAGAAGCTTAATGGTATGATGTTAGTTGTAAATGATGTAAAGCAATCTAACTTTGGGTATGGTGCAAAATATGGTTATTATGGAGCACCTCAAAAGAAAGGTTTTTTTAGAAGAAAAGCTTAG
- a CDS encoding proline dehydrogenase family protein: MNTDRIFDNTEIAFSLKNDSELERAYFLFKMISIQPLVRIGTAATNFALKANLPIEGLIRSTVFDHFCGGVNEKDCLSVIDSMFLKGVSSVLDYSVEGKESEKEFDSAMNTVLKIIDFAKNIEAIPIAVFKPTGFGRLKLYEKVGSGEALTQNEQKEWANVVNRFDMVCKKAKENDIAVLIDAEESWMQDAADDLVTKMMQKYNTEKPIVYNTLQMYRHDRLAFLKSEHQKAKEGNYFLGYKLVRGAYMEKENERAKEKEYTSPICISKEATDDNFDNALLYMIDHLDCMSIFSGTHNENSSYLLMELMASKNLKNNDKRIWFGQLYGMSDHISFNLADKGYNVAKYIPFGPVKDVMPYLIRRAEENTSVAGQTGRELSLITKEKKRRKI; the protein is encoded by the coding sequence ATGAATACTGATCGAATATTTGACAACACAGAAATAGCATTCTCATTAAAGAATGATTCTGAATTAGAGCGCGCTTATTTTTTATTCAAAATGATATCTATCCAACCCTTAGTCAGGATAGGTACAGCCGCTACAAACTTTGCTCTTAAAGCTAATTTGCCTATTGAAGGTTTAATTCGCTCCACAGTGTTCGATCATTTTTGTGGTGGTGTTAATGAAAAGGATTGTTTATCTGTAATAGATAGCATGTTTTTAAAAGGAGTAAGTTCAGTTTTAGATTATTCTGTAGAAGGAAAAGAGAGTGAAAAGGAATTTGATTCCGCTATGAATACAGTACTCAAAATTATTGATTTTGCTAAAAATATTGAAGCTATCCCTATTGCTGTTTTTAAGCCAACAGGGTTTGGTCGATTAAAATTATATGAAAAAGTTGGTAGTGGAGAAGCATTAACTCAAAATGAGCAGAAAGAATGGGCTAATGTTGTAAATAGGTTTGATATGGTTTGCAAAAAAGCCAAAGAAAATGATATTGCTGTTTTAATTGATGCAGAAGAAAGCTGGATGCAAGATGCTGCGGATGATTTAGTAACAAAAATGATGCAAAAGTATAATACAGAAAAACCTATAGTATATAATACTTTGCAGATGTACAGACATGATCGATTGGCTTTTTTAAAGAGCGAACATCAAAAAGCAAAAGAAGGCAATTATTTTCTTGGCTATAAATTGGTTCGCGGCGCTTATATGGAAAAAGAAAATGAGAGAGCTAAAGAAAAAGAATATACGTCTCCTATCTGTATAAGCAAAGAGGCTACCGACGATAATTTTGACAATGCGTTACTATATATGATTGACCATTTAGATTGCATGTCTATATTTTCAGGAACCCATAATGAGAATAGTTCATATTTGTTAATGGAATTAATGGCAAGTAAAAACTTAAAAAATAATGATAAGCGCATATGGTTTGGTCAATTATATGGTATGAGTGATCATATTAGCTTTAATTTGGCAGATAAAGGTTATAACGTCGCCAAGTATATACCATTCGGACCTGTAAAAGATGTGATGCCTTATTTAATTAGAAGAGCGGAAGAAAACACTTCTGTAGCAGGACAAACCGGAAGGGAATTATCGCTTATAACCAAGGAAAAGAAACGACGGAAAATATAA
- a CDS encoding sugar transferase, whose product MLKRSFDVVFSIMGLFILSPFLILIAVLIKLDSKGPVLFVQGRVGKNNIDFNIFKFRTMRVQSQGKGLLTLGNNDSRITKVGYFLRRYKIDEFPQLINILKGDMSFVGPRPELRYYVNFYSESDMKIFAVRPGITGLASLKYRNEVELLKAAKNPEDFFVNTIIPDKLKYNKEYIRRQNFFFDLKLIGITIIKVITK is encoded by the coding sequence ATGCTTAAACGTAGTTTCGATGTTGTTTTTTCTATAATGGGGTTATTTATTCTATCTCCATTTTTAATATTAATTGCTGTTTTAATTAAATTAGATTCAAAAGGACCTGTTCTTTTTGTTCAGGGACGTGTTGGCAAAAACAATATAGACTTCAACATTTTCAAGTTTCGTACTATGCGTGTACAATCTCAAGGGAAGGGACTCCTTACCTTAGGAAATAATGATTCTAGAATAACTAAAGTGGGTTATTTTTTAAGACGTTATAAAATTGATGAGTTTCCACAACTTATTAATATTCTAAAAGGAGACATGAGTTTTGTAGGTCCAAGGCCAGAATTAAGATATTATGTGAATTTTTATAGTGAAAGTGATATGAAAATTTTCGCTGTTAGACCAGGTATTACAGGTCTAGCATCTTTAAAGTACAGGAATGAAGTAGAGCTTTTGAAAGCGGCTAAAAATCCAGAAGATTTTTTCGTTAATACCATTATTCCAGACAAATTAAAATACAATAAGGAATATATTAGAAGACAAAATTTCTTTTTTGATTTAAAACTTATAGGTATTACCATAATTAAAGTTATTACCAAATAG
- a CDS encoding polysaccharide biosynthesis protein, with translation MINNYFAYYSQKYASKWLVLGIDLVSILATFFMAYFIRFNFTLGFDLTQFLVQLPFILALAAISFLVVGSFKSVIRHTGFTDVVNVFKSIVLMSFTCVAVVLFNRFADVLPGFTIPLSIIVMHALLSFVVLSASRLLFKMTYKHLKCKLLLTKRVLIYGIEDSAIATYNALLNNARTSFNIIAFVDDDVKKKGRSINGVPILSYNRLNGNYVDSNNIDEIIVADQNADNGKLMKLVDGLVDSDVKVTKVPPIEQWINGELNTKQIKQVQIEDLLGRPPIKIDNPNLLNEFRGETVLVTGAAGSIGSELVKQLSNFDVKQLVLVDQAESALYDVQQDLKRDGKHNYTAIVADIRDGLRIDSIFQTHKPTMVFHAAAYKHVPLMEKSPYEAIKINVNGTKLLADTSSRYNVKKFVFVSTDKAVNPTSVMGATKRMAEMYISCLQKESKTKFITTRFGNVLGSNGSVIPLFKKQIENGSPLTLTHKDITRYFMTIPEASQLVLEAGTMGKGGEIFIFDMGESVKIYDLAKNMIKLSGLRYPEDIDIKITGLRSGEKLYEELLANGENTLSTYHKKILISKTRELDYARVKSEIEELCITNRFQNNNIVMKMKSLIPEYKSNNSEYEKFDKRVNLYKKAKGINENKQDSNIFKSVK, from the coding sequence ATGATAAATAATTACTTCGCTTATTACTCTCAAAAATATGCTTCTAAGTGGTTAGTACTTGGTATTGACTTAGTGTCAATTCTTGCTACTTTCTTTATGGCTTATTTTATAAGGTTTAATTTTACGCTTGGCTTTGATTTAACTCAATTTTTAGTTCAGCTTCCATTTATTTTAGCTTTAGCTGCTATAAGCTTTTTAGTTGTAGGATCGTTCAAAAGTGTTATAAGACATACTGGATTTACAGATGTAGTAAATGTATTCAAATCAATAGTGTTAATGTCTTTTACATGTGTTGCTGTTGTTTTGTTCAATAGGTTTGCTGATGTATTACCAGGGTTTACCATTCCTCTTTCAATAATAGTTATGCACGCATTATTAAGTTTTGTAGTGCTTAGTGCAAGCAGACTACTTTTTAAAATGACTTATAAGCATTTAAAATGTAAATTATTATTAACAAAAAGAGTGCTTATTTACGGTATAGAAGACTCAGCAATAGCAACTTATAATGCCTTATTGAATAACGCAAGAACAAGTTTTAATATTATCGCTTTTGTTGATGATGATGTTAAGAAAAAAGGAAGATCTATTAATGGCGTACCCATTTTGTCTTACAATCGTTTGAATGGAAATTATGTTGATTCAAATAATATTGACGAAATAATTGTAGCTGATCAAAATGCGGATAACGGTAAATTAATGAAACTTGTTGATGGCTTGGTAGATTCTGATGTTAAAGTTACTAAGGTACCACCAATTGAGCAATGGATTAATGGAGAATTAAATACTAAACAGATAAAGCAAGTACAGATTGAAGATTTACTTGGGCGTCCTCCAATTAAAATTGATAATCCTAATTTATTGAATGAGTTTAGAGGGGAAACAGTATTAGTAACTGGAGCAGCAGGTTCTATAGGTAGTGAACTGGTTAAACAGCTTTCTAATTTTGATGTAAAGCAATTGGTTTTAGTTGATCAGGCAGAATCAGCATTGTACGATGTCCAACAGGATTTAAAACGCGATGGGAAGCATAATTACACAGCCATTGTTGCAGATATAAGAGATGGATTAAGAATTGATTCTATTTTCCAAACGCACAAACCTACAATGGTATTTCATGCTGCAGCATATAAGCATGTTCCGTTAATGGAAAAATCTCCTTATGAAGCCATAAAAATAAATGTTAACGGTACAAAACTATTAGCAGATACGTCTTCTCGTTATAATGTGAAAAAGTTTGTTTTTGTTTCTACAGATAAAGCGGTTAATCCAACTAGTGTTATGGGAGCGACTAAGAGAATGGCCGAAATGTATATTAGCTGTCTCCAAAAAGAAAGTAAAACGAAATTTATCACGACACGTTTTGGAAATGTTTTAGGTTCTAACGGTTCTGTAATTCCATTGTTTAAAAAACAAATAGAAAATGGAAGCCCGTTAACCTTAACACATAAGGATATTACAAGATATTTCATGACCATACCAGAAGCATCTCAACTCGTACTTGAAGCAGGGACCATGGGTAAAGGTGGGGAAATTTTTATATTTGATATGGGAGAATCGGTGAAAATTTACGATCTTGCTAAGAATATGATTAAATTATCAGGTCTAAGATACCCAGAAGACATTGATATAAAAATTACTGGACTTCGCTCTGGCGAGAAATTATATGAAGAATTGTTGGCAAATGGAGAGAACACCTTGTCAACCTATCATAAAAAGATATTAATAAGTAAAACGAGAGAATTAGATTATGCCAGAGTAAAATCTGAAATAGAAGAGCTTTGTATTACAAATCGTTTCCAAAACAATAATATTGTTATGAAAATGAAAAGTTTGATTCCTGAATATAAATCGAACAATTCAGAATACGAAAAGTTCGATAAAAGAGTTAATCTTTATAAAAAAGCAAAAGGAATTAATGAGAATAAACAGGATTCAAATATTTTTAAATCTGTAAAATAA
- the aroB gene encoding 3-dehydroquinate synthase, which yields MDSITTNECTIHFNNACYEPLNNHIKDRNFSKIFILVDENTHQHCLPYFLEKLETDIVVEIIEIESGEINKTINTCVGIWNTLSDLDADRKSLLINIGGGVITDLGGFVACTFKRGIAYINVPTTLLSMVDASVGGKTGVDLGHLKNQIGVISNSDLVLIDSKYLNTLPQNQMRSGLAEMLKHGLISDETYWNKFKDLSKLTLDDLDVLIYESVLIKKNVIEIDPFEDNLRKTLNFGHTLGHAIESYFLSNPNKNTLLHGEAIIVGMILACYISTELANFPKQTTLDIKNLFIDYYGKVKINEDEYPAIIELLKYDKKNNHGNINFVLLESIGNPKIDCLVDDKVIVDAFHFYDN from the coding sequence ATGGATTCAATTACCACAAATGAATGCACAATTCATTTTAATAACGCCTGTTATGAACCTTTAAACAATCATATTAAGGACAGGAATTTTTCTAAGATTTTTATTTTAGTTGATGAGAATACGCATCAACATTGTTTGCCATATTTTTTAGAAAAGCTGGAAACAGATATCGTTGTTGAAATTATCGAAATTGAATCTGGGGAAATTAATAAAACAATAAATACTTGTGTTGGCATTTGGAATACACTTTCTGATTTAGATGCAGATAGAAAAAGCTTACTTATAAATATTGGAGGTGGTGTCATTACAGATTTAGGAGGCTTTGTTGCCTGCACTTTTAAAAGAGGTATCGCTTATATCAATGTCCCTACTACCCTATTATCTATGGTTGATGCATCGGTTGGTGGAAAAACAGGAGTCGATCTAGGGCATTTAAAAAATCAAATAGGTGTTATTAGCAACTCTGATTTGGTGCTAATAGACTCAAAGTACCTGAATACTTTACCACAAAACCAAATGCGTTCGGGTTTAGCCGAAATGTTAAAGCACGGGCTAATTAGTGATGAGACTTACTGGAATAAATTCAAAGACTTGTCAAAATTGACTTTGGACGATCTGGACGTTTTAATTTATGAATCTGTATTAATAAAAAAGAATGTTATTGAAATAGATCCATTTGAAGATAATTTGCGAAAAACTTTAAATTTTGGCCATACGCTTGGTCATGCTATAGAGTCTTATTTTTTAAGCAATCCTAATAAAAATACATTGCTACATGGAGAGGCCATTATAGTCGGAATGATTTTAGCATGCTATATTTCTACGGAATTAGCAAATTTCCCTAAACAAACAACTCTAGATATTAAAAACTTATTCATTGATTATTATGGCAAAGTTAAAATTAATGAAGATGAATATCCTGCCATCATCGAATTGCTTAAATATGACAAAAAGAATAATCATGGTAATATTAATTTTGTCCTTTTAGAATCGATAGGCAATCCCAAAATAGATTGCTTAGTTGACGACAAAGTAATAGTAGATGCTTTTCATTTTTATGACAACTAA